A window from Toxoplasma gondii ME49 chromosome IX, whole genome shotgun sequence encodes these proteins:
- a CDS encoding Toxoplasma gondii family B protein (encoded by transcript TGME49_274290~Predicted trans-membrane domain (TMHMM2.0):64-87) — protein MTTAILDSIPLIIRTPGSDGAIAVSSSAIPSEEKKHRTEVAISLKRLRRSSHAEKQLVTLRRKKMTATMVVFMSTAFLGLLLAAVKLRQCRQELMKNANGAIEGGTGRRLAEGGGDEDECVRFVLATTGHRQRAFH, from the exons ATGACGACAGCGATTTTGGACTCGATACCATTAATTATCAGGACGCCGGGCAGCGATGGAGCAATCGCAGTCTCAAGCTCAGCTATACCGtccgaagagaaaaagcaccGGACAGAGGTTGCTATTTCTCTGAAGAGATTGAGAAG AAGTAGCCACGCTGAGAAGCAGCTGGTGACATTACGTCGTAAAAAGATGACTGCAACCATGGTGGTCTTTATGTCGACCGCCTTCTTGGGGCTCTTGCTGGCTGCTGTTAAGCTACGCCAGTGCCGGCAAGAGTTGATGAAAAACGCCAATGGCGCAATTGAAGGCGGCACTGGACGGAGACTTGCAGAAGGTGgcggcgacgaggacgagTGCGTAAGGTTTGTCCTCGCAACAACAGGACACCGGCAGCGTGCTTTTCATTAA